In Haladaptatus sp. QDMS2, a single window of DNA contains:
- a CDS encoding tartrate dehydrogenase, protein MTFEIALIPGDGIGTEVTDATVPVVEDLAQRHGFHVETTRFDWGSRRYLDEGAMMPDDALDTLADFDAIFLGAVGHPDIKDHVSLRGLILPIRKAFDQYVCERPSVLMEGIESPLAGYEGGDIDFVVYRENTEGEYADVGGREHQGHDHEIAIQSGVFTRVGVERIVRAAFEAATERRNKLTNVTKSNAQAYGMVLWDEVVEEVAEEYPQVEVERLLVDAASMDLIRRPEEFDVIVASNLFGDILTDIGAIVSGSMGLAPSANYNPENEYPGMYEPVHGSAPDIMGKGIANPLGAILSASMMLDDLGESAAAADLWDAVEAQLADPDAPRTADIGGDAGTMDVVEDLRQRL, encoded by the coding sequence GTGACATTCGAAATTGCACTCATTCCAGGCGACGGTATCGGCACGGAAGTGACGGACGCGACGGTTCCGGTGGTCGAAGACCTCGCGCAGCGACATGGCTTCCACGTCGAGACGACGCGGTTCGACTGGGGCAGCAGGCGGTATCTCGACGAGGGGGCGATGATGCCGGACGACGCCCTCGACACGCTCGCCGACTTCGACGCTATCTTCCTCGGGGCGGTCGGCCATCCGGATATCAAAGACCACGTCAGTCTCCGTGGCCTCATCCTCCCGATTCGAAAGGCGTTCGACCAGTACGTCTGCGAGCGACCGTCAGTGCTCATGGAGGGCATCGAAAGTCCCCTCGCGGGGTACGAGGGCGGTGATATCGACTTCGTCGTCTACCGGGAGAACACGGAGGGCGAGTACGCGGACGTCGGCGGGCGTGAACATCAGGGCCACGACCACGAAATCGCCATCCAGAGCGGCGTGTTCACCCGGGTTGGCGTCGAGCGCATCGTTCGGGCTGCCTTCGAGGCGGCCACCGAACGCCGGAACAAACTGACGAACGTGACCAAGTCCAACGCGCAAGCCTACGGGATGGTGCTCTGGGACGAGGTGGTAGAGGAAGTGGCAGAAGAGTATCCACAGGTCGAAGTAGAGCGCCTGCTCGTGGACGCGGCGAGCATGGACCTCATTCGGCGACCGGAGGAGTTCGACGTCATCGTCGCCTCGAACCTGTTCGGCGACATCCTCACCGACATCGGTGCCATCGTCTCGGGAAGCATGGGCCTCGCCCCCTCCGCGAACTACAACCCGGAAAACGAGTATCCGGGAATGTACGAACCCGTCCACGGGAGCGCCCCTGACATCATGGGCAAAGGCATCGCCAACCCGCTCGGAGCCATCCTCTCAGCCTCGATGATGCTCGACGACCTCGGTGAATCGGCCGCCGCGGCCGACCTCTGGGACGCGGTCGAAGCACAACTCGCAGACCCAGACGCGCCACGAACCGCGGATATCGGCGGCGACGCGGGAACGATGGACGTCGTCGAAGACCTTCGCCAGCGGCTCTAA
- a CDS encoding enolase C-terminal domain-like protein has product MPPTITRIESTEFSYPLSDVGYAPNGFSLAYEEGATSERKLFGLQIHTDEGITGEYVGGNSPAFAQIHMVADYLIGKNPLAREKHWSEMKRALRKYDRMGIGPLDIALWDFAGKYHDAPIHELLGTYRTELPTYASTYGGDRNGGLDSPSAYADFAEECLDMGYPGYKIHVWDGDWRDTDGVIDTVHEVGERVGDEMDLMLDPACQLETYGDALKVGKACDEAGFFWYEDPFRDAGISQHAHRKLRQQLDTPILQTEHVRGLESHTDFIANESTDFVRADPEYDAGITGAMKVARVAEGFGLDVEYHAPGPAQRHCMAATRNSNYYEMALVGPKCSNTSPPVYLDGYSDQLDTIDSDGMVSVPDGPGLGVTYDWEYIEENALGGRVYD; this is encoded by the coding sequence ATGCCACCGACTATCACGCGCATCGAGTCTACCGAGTTTAGCTACCCGCTTTCGGACGTGGGGTACGCGCCAAACGGCTTCAGCCTCGCCTACGAGGAAGGGGCGACCAGCGAACGCAAACTGTTCGGTCTGCAAATCCACACCGACGAGGGAATCACTGGCGAGTACGTCGGCGGCAACTCGCCCGCCTTCGCGCAGATTCACATGGTCGCCGATTACCTCATCGGGAAGAACCCGCTCGCCCGCGAGAAACACTGGTCCGAGATGAAACGCGCCCTCCGGAAGTACGACCGCATGGGAATCGGTCCGCTCGACATCGCGCTGTGGGATTTCGCGGGGAAGTACCACGACGCGCCGATCCACGAGTTATTGGGCACGTATCGAACCGAACTGCCGACCTACGCGTCTACCTACGGCGGGGACCGAAACGGCGGTCTCGACTCGCCGTCTGCCTACGCTGACTTCGCCGAGGAGTGTCTCGACATGGGCTATCCCGGCTACAAGATTCACGTCTGGGACGGCGACTGGCGAGACACGGATGGCGTCATCGACACCGTCCATGAAGTTGGTGAGCGAGTGGGCGACGAGATGGACCTGATGCTTGACCCCGCCTGCCAACTCGAAACCTACGGTGACGCGCTGAAGGTGGGCAAGGCGTGCGACGAGGCGGGTTTCTTCTGGTACGAAGATCCATTCCGCGACGCAGGCATCTCCCAGCATGCACACCGGAAACTTCGCCAACAACTCGACACGCCCATCCTCCAGACCGAACACGTCCGGGGGCTCGAATCGCACACCGACTTCATCGCGAACGAATCGACGGACTTCGTCCGCGCCGACCCAGAGTACGACGCCGGCATTACGGGTGCGATGAAGGTGGCCCGAGTGGCAGAGGGCTTCGGTCTGGACGTGGAGTATCACGCACCGGGACCGGCCCAGCGCCACTGCATGGCTGCGACGCGTAACTCCAACTACTACGAGATGGCGCTCGTCGGACCGAAGTGTTCGAACACCTCGCCGCCGGTCTACCTCGATGGCTACTCGGACCAACTCGACACCATCGATTCTGACGGGATGGTCTCGGTCCCCGACGGGCCGGGCCTCGGGGTCACCTACGACTGGGAGTACATCGAGGAGAACGCCCTCGGTGGACGCGTCTACGACTGA
- a CDS encoding cupin domain-containing protein: MEDVPFEQAESYEPEDGWRRVEMAGSPAFSFEWFEKPPGHSSPMHDHENEQVCLVTEGELTVYTEDDEVTLGPYDSVWLESGEPHRVENTGDAVAVGIDVFAPGRSFDFWLDRA; this comes from the coding sequence ATGGAAGACGTTCCTTTCGAGCAAGCGGAGTCGTACGAACCCGAAGACGGCTGGCGGCGTGTCGAGATGGCAGGGTCGCCCGCCTTCTCTTTCGAGTGGTTCGAGAAGCCACCGGGCCACTCCTCGCCCATGCACGACCACGAAAACGAGCAGGTTTGTCTCGTCACCGAAGGCGAGTTGACCGTCTACACCGAGGACGACGAGGTGACACTCGGCCCGTACGACTCGGTCTGGCTGGAGTCGGGTGAACCCCACCGCGTCGAGAACACGGGTGATGCGGTGGCGGTCGGCATCGACGTGTTCGCGCCGGGTCGTTCGTTCGACTTCTGGCTCGACCGCGCCTAG
- a CDS encoding SDR family oxidoreductase, producing the protein MDLEISGNAALVTASSSGLGNASATALAREGANVVLNGRDEERLAEAVSELESVGSGEIVGVQGDLTDPEDIERLVERTVEEFGGLDHLVTSSGGPPSGPFLETTDENWYRTYDLLVMSAVRLVREATPHLEDGGGTIVNITSQSVKEAVDSLVLSNSVRMSVIGLEKTLSRELAPDIRVNAVLPGSHETSRITDLVEQGVERGDYESYEQGLKARGSVVPLGRIGDPMELGNTVAFLSSPKAGYINGQSIVIDGGQGRSNL; encoded by the coding sequence ATGGACCTCGAAATCAGTGGGAACGCCGCACTCGTGACGGCGTCGAGCAGTGGTCTTGGCAACGCATCCGCAACGGCGCTCGCCCGAGAGGGCGCGAACGTCGTCCTGAACGGCCGGGACGAAGAGCGACTCGCGGAGGCGGTTTCGGAACTCGAATCGGTCGGCAGCGGTGAGATCGTCGGCGTACAGGGCGACCTGACCGACCCCGAGGACATCGAACGACTCGTCGAGCGAACCGTCGAGGAGTTCGGCGGCCTCGACCACCTCGTCACGTCCTCGGGCGGCCCACCGTCCGGCCCCTTCCTCGAAACGACCGACGAGAACTGGTATCGAACCTACGACCTGCTCGTGATGAGCGCGGTGCGCCTCGTTCGGGAGGCGACGCCGCACCTAGAGGACGGTGGGGGAACTATCGTGAACATCACCTCACAGAGCGTGAAAGAAGCCGTCGATTCGCTCGTGCTCTCGAATTCGGTGCGCATGAGCGTCATCGGCTTAGAGAAGACGCTATCGCGTGAACTCGCCCCAGACATTAGAGTGAACGCCGTCTTGCCCGGCTCCCACGAAACCTCCCGCATCACTGATCTCGTAGAACAGGGCGTCGAACGCGGCGACTACGAGAGCTACGAACAGGGGCTGAAAGCCCGCGGGTCTGTGGTTCCCCTCGGACGCATCGGCGACCCAATGGAACTCGGCAACACCGTCGCCTTCCTCTCCTCGCCGAAGGCGGGTTACATCAACGGTCAGTCCATCGTCATCGACGGCGGTCAGGGGCGGTCGAACCTCTAA
- a CDS encoding lactate racemase domain-containing protein, which translates to MDFPDPDTVEAALPDVSFPTFFDMSYDPPAPELDDVAAAARAAVGDLPLESLPAGATVAVGLGSRGITNIVEIATAVVGELADRGFDPVVVPAMGSHGGATAEGQRRTLATLGLTEDALGCSIDPRMDTQLVGESAIGGDVYLAETVLEADAVLVVNRIKAHTNFDGTFESGLCKMSTIGLGKQVGAKAIHEQALVKGYEPAIGGAFEVVREATTHLGGVAIVENFYDETAEVTGVPAGDLPEREGDLLERAYEHMPMLPYDELDVLVVDQIGKDISGAGMDTNVIGRYEVLNTDDPEFPDIKRILVRGLTEATHGNGQGIGLADLTTEAVIAELDLDQIYTNALTSGSLSKARLPVALPTDRHALTAAVSSIGPYDPETVRIAWIRDTGHLSAFRVSSALAREDVTHVSVTGESRLSFERGEPTFDPIE; encoded by the coding sequence ATGGACTTCCCCGACCCGGACACCGTCGAGGCGGCACTCCCAGACGTGTCGTTTCCCACCTTCTTCGACATGTCCTACGACCCACCTGCACCGGAACTCGACGACGTTGCGGCCGCCGCGAGGGCGGCAGTCGGCGACCTCCCGCTCGAATCGCTTCCGGCGGGGGCCACCGTCGCTGTCGGCCTCGGCAGTCGCGGCATCACCAACATCGTGGAAATTGCCACGGCCGTCGTCGGTGAATTAGCTGACCGAGGATTCGACCCCGTCGTCGTCCCCGCGATGGGCAGCCACGGGGGCGCGACCGCGGAGGGCCAGCGCAGGACGCTCGCCACGCTCGGCCTGACGGAGGACGCTCTTGGTTGTTCGATTGACCCACGGATGGACACCCAACTCGTCGGCGAGTCGGCCATCGGTGGGGACGTCTACCTCGCAGAGACGGTTCTCGAAGCCGACGCCGTTCTGGTCGTCAATCGCATCAAGGCCCACACCAACTTCGACGGGACGTTCGAGAGTGGCCTGTGTAAGATGTCCACCATCGGCCTCGGCAAGCAGGTGGGTGCGAAAGCCATCCACGAGCAGGCGCTCGTAAAGGGGTACGAACCCGCTATCGGCGGCGCGTTCGAGGTAGTCCGAGAGGCGACCACCCATCTCGGCGGAGTCGCCATCGTCGAGAACTTCTACGACGAGACGGCGGAAGTCACGGGCGTGCCGGCAGGGGACTTGCCCGAGCGTGAGGGTGACCTGCTCGAACGGGCCTACGAGCACATGCCGATGCTCCCGTACGACGAATTGGACGTGCTGGTCGTCGACCAGATTGGAAAGGACATCTCGGGAGCGGGCATGGACACCAACGTCATCGGGCGCTACGAGGTCCTGAACACGGACGACCCGGAGTTCCCGGACATCAAACGCATCCTCGTCCGCGGCCTGACCGAGGCGACCCACGGCAACGGCCAGGGCATCGGCCTCGCCGACCTCACCACCGAGGCCGTCATTGCTGAACTCGACCTGGACCAGATTTACACGAACGCACTCACGAGTGGATCGCTCTCGAAGGCCCGCTTGCCCGTCGCGCTCCCGACTGACCGACACGCGCTGACCGCCGCCGTCTCCTCCATCGGCCCGTACGACCCGGAGACGGTTCGTATCGCGTGGATTCGGGATACGGGACACCTCTCCGCGTTCCGCGTCTCGTCCGCCCTCGCTCGAGAAGACGTCACCCACGTCAGCGTCACGGGAGAGTCCAGACTCTCTTTCGAACGGGGGGAACCCACGTTCGACCCTATCGAGTAG
- a CDS encoding D-2-hydroxyacid dehydrogenase — translation MSDLSPDVLVLRRGAHGMSSADLAAELRDRLPDYDVVRASTPQEEREAIATAPVAVGHRLDPSLLDHAENLKLFACAAAGVGHLPLERLEELGVTVTNASGVHGPNIAEQVLGNILVFARNLHVGWERQQRREWRHFQAANRELYRSTVTVVGLGSIGEAIAERLDAFGVHTIGIRYTPEKGGPTDEVLGFEEADLHSALARSDYVVIACPLTETTRGLIGAAELETMEPHAVLVNIGRGPIVDTDALLQTVKDNAIRGAALDVTDPEPLPEDHELWGMQNVHITPHNSGHTVQYYPRVADIVAENLALVEETGNYENLNNQVN, via the coding sequence ATGAGCGACTTGTCCCCAGACGTACTCGTACTGAGACGCGGCGCACACGGCATGTCATCTGCGGACCTGGCGGCAGAACTGCGCGACCGATTGCCCGACTACGACGTGGTTCGGGCGTCGACGCCCCAGGAAGAACGTGAAGCCATCGCGACGGCTCCCGTCGCCGTTGGCCACCGCCTCGACCCGTCACTGCTCGACCACGCAGAAAACCTGAAACTGTTCGCCTGTGCAGCCGCGGGCGTCGGTCACCTCCCCTTAGAGCGCCTCGAAGAGCTGGGCGTGACCGTCACGAACGCCTCGGGCGTCCACGGCCCGAACATTGCAGAACAGGTGCTCGGTAACATCCTCGTTTTCGCCCGCAACCTCCACGTCGGGTGGGAGCGCCAGCAACGACGCGAGTGGCGCCACTTTCAGGCAGCGAATCGGGAACTCTACAGAAGCACCGTAACCGTGGTCGGACTCGGCTCGATTGGCGAGGCAATCGCCGAGCGACTGGATGCGTTCGGTGTCCACACAATCGGCATCCGGTACACGCCCGAGAAGGGCGGCCCGACAGACGAGGTGCTCGGTTTCGAGGAAGCCGACCTCCACTCGGCGCTCGCCAGGAGCGATTACGTCGTCATCGCCTGCCCGCTCACCGAAACGACCCGCGGACTCATCGGTGCGGCGGAGCTCGAAACGATGGAACCCCACGCCGTCCTCGTCAACATTGGTCGCGGCCCAATCGTCGATACCGACGCGCTGTTGCAGACAGTGAAGGACAACGCCATCAGAGGGGCCGCACTCGACGTGACCGACCCCGAACCGCTGCCCGAAGACCACGAACTCTGGGGGATGCAGAACGTCCACATCACGCCGCACAATTCGGGACACACCGTCCAGTACTACCCGCGCGTGGCCGACATCGTCGCCGAAAACCTGGCGCTGGTCGAGGAGACGGGCAATTACGAGAACCTGAACAACCAGGTCAACTGA
- a CDS encoding mandelate racemase/muconate lactonizing enzyme family protein yields MEITEIETFAVSIPLEEPVAFATRVVEERDHAIVYVRTADGTEGLGYSLGYGGAQLIADAASDVLGPMIMGEDPRDTERLWREMFDGTVQIGRKGVMLRAISCIDIALWDIKAKAAGMPLYKLLGGSKEKIPAYASGGYYRETKGLDGLREEMETYVDRGHDVVKMKVGRESLADEVERVRTVREAIGPHRTLLMDANGKWQNKQEAVRACRAFAEFDPYFIEEPVMPDSIDLMSEVNDALPYPVAAGELEFNRYGFEHLMDSGAVEIVQPDVSVVGGVTEWLRVAHAAAARDIPVAPHYNWDLHVHLLGAIENGLWAEFFYRDSDVKAFDDVLVHPMEAKNGMLEIPDRNGHGVELDHEALERFRI; encoded by the coding sequence ATGGAAATCACGGAAATCGAGACGTTTGCCGTCTCTATCCCCTTAGAAGAGCCGGTGGCATTCGCCACACGCGTCGTCGAAGAGCGGGACCACGCAATCGTGTACGTCAGAACCGCAGACGGAACGGAAGGTCTCGGCTACTCCCTCGGCTACGGCGGGGCACAGCTCATCGCAGACGCTGCCTCGGACGTCCTCGGCCCGATGATAATGGGCGAAGACCCGCGAGATACGGAACGCCTCTGGCGGGAGATGTTCGATGGGACGGTCCAGATTGGCCGGAAAGGCGTGATGCTGCGGGCCATTTCGTGTATCGACATCGCCCTCTGGGATATCAAGGCGAAGGCGGCGGGGATGCCGCTGTACAAACTGCTCGGCGGGAGCAAGGAGAAGATTCCCGCGTACGCGAGCGGCGGGTACTACCGCGAGACGAAGGGACTGGACGGCCTCCGCGAGGAGATGGAAACCTACGTCGACCGCGGGCACGACGTGGTGAAGATGAAAGTAGGCCGCGAATCGCTGGCCGACGAGGTAGAGCGCGTGCGAACGGTTCGGGAGGCAATCGGCCCTCATCGAACGCTGCTCATGGACGCGAACGGCAAGTGGCAGAACAAACAGGAGGCGGTGCGCGCCTGCCGCGCCTTCGCCGAATTCGACCCGTACTTCATCGAGGAACCGGTGATGCCAGACAGCATCGACCTGATGAGCGAGGTGAACGACGCGCTCCCGTATCCGGTCGCCGCGGGTGAACTCGAGTTCAATCGCTACGGCTTCGAGCATCTGATGGACTCGGGAGCGGTCGAAATCGTCCAGCCTGACGTGAGCGTCGTCGGCGGCGTCACAGAGTGGCTTCGCGTCGCCCACGCCGCCGCTGCCCGTGACATTCCAGTGGCTCCCCACTACAACTGGGACCTCCACGTTCACCTGCTTGGGGCCATCGAAAACGGCCTGTGGGCCGAGTTCTTCTACCGCGACTCGGACGTGAAGGCGTTCGACGACGTGCTCGTCCACCCGATGGAGGCGAAAAACGGGATGCTCGAAATACCGGACCGCAACGGTCACGGCGTCGAACTCGACCACGAGGCGCTCGAACGGTTCCGTATCTGA
- a CDS encoding mandelate racemase/muconate lactonizing enzyme family protein, with amino-acid sequence MRDFSNHATNRGAGRDVKITDIETCIVKGNFEWNLVKVHTDAGVTGIGESYRGGGVPEIMEYMKRFLIGENPLDVERLFRRMVQETSGHSGTTGKVVTAATGIEIALWDIAGKVLGVPVYQLLGGKYRDEVRIYCDCHAGEAFALEHGYHSPASDDAYSVEAYAQEAGRVVDMGFSALKFDLDQPFDNHPDPYNGRVSNAAIERKRETVEAIRDEIGYDIDLAFDIHWDYSMDSAKRICQKLEPYDLMWLEDPVPPENMEAQREITRFSRVPIATGENRFRVHEFKHLLYDFGVDIITPDPSTCGGLAESKAIANRAEENYIAFSPHNVCSPIGTMACVHLGASVPNFDVLEYHALEVDWWDDLLVREEPLIQDGYIEVPETPGLGIELDDEVAQEHLLDPGTMYA; translated from the coding sequence ATGCGAGACTTTTCCAACCACGCGACCAACCGCGGAGCGGGACGCGACGTGAAGATTACGGACATCGAGACGTGCATCGTGAAAGGCAACTTCGAGTGGAACCTCGTGAAGGTACACACCGATGCCGGCGTGACCGGCATCGGCGAATCCTACCGCGGCGGTGGGGTCCCCGAGATAATGGAGTACATGAAGCGATTTCTCATCGGGGAGAACCCACTCGACGTCGAACGACTGTTCCGACGGATGGTCCAGGAAACCTCGGGACACAGCGGGACGACCGGCAAAGTCGTGACCGCCGCCACCGGCATCGAAATCGCCCTCTGGGACATCGCCGGAAAGGTCCTCGGCGTGCCAGTCTACCAGTTGCTGGGCGGGAAATACCGTGACGAGGTGCGCATCTACTGTGACTGTCACGCAGGCGAGGCGTTCGCCCTCGAACACGGCTACCACTCGCCCGCCTCAGACGACGCCTACTCGGTCGAAGCCTACGCTCAAGAGGCTGGTCGCGTCGTCGACATGGGCTTCTCTGCGCTCAAGTTCGACTTAGACCAGCCGTTCGACAACCACCCCGATCCGTACAACGGACGGGTGAGCAACGCCGCTATCGAGCGCAAACGAGAGACCGTCGAAGCCATCCGCGACGAAATCGGCTACGACATCGACCTCGCGTTCGACATCCACTGGGACTACTCGATGGACAGCGCAAAACGTATCTGCCAGAAGTTAGAGCCATACGACCTGATGTGGCTCGAAGACCCGGTTCCGCCGGAGAACATGGAAGCCCAGCGCGAGATTACGCGCTTCTCTCGGGTGCCGATTGCGACGGGTGAAAATCGCTTCCGCGTCCACGAGTTCAAGCATCTGCTCTACGACTTCGGCGTCGACATCATCACGCCCGATCCATCCACCTGTGGCGGCCTCGCGGAGTCGAAGGCAATCGCCAATCGCGCAGAGGAGAATTACATCGCGTTCTCGCCGCACAACGTCTGTAGTCCCATCGGGACGATGGCGTGCGTCCACCTCGGCGCGAGCGTGCCGAACTTCGACGTACTCGAATACCACGCTCTCGAAGTGGACTGGTGGGACGACCTGCTCGTCCGTGAGGAACCGCTCATTCAGGACGGCTACATCGAGGTGCCAGAGACGCCCGGCCTCGGCATCGAACTCGACGACGAGGTGGCACAGGAACACCTCCTCGACCCCGGCACGATGTACGCCTGA
- a CDS encoding alpha-N-arabinofuranosidase: MTDTIRVRTATPISRIAPEIYGHFAEHLGRCIYGGLWVGDDENVETIDGVRADTLSLLSSLDPPVLRWPGGCFADDYHWEDGIGPREERPRRRSLWWAQGRDDSWEESNAFGTEEFLRVCRTVGAEPYLAANVGSGSPGEAVDWVEYCNHDGDTEYARKRVKNGHEEPHDVRYWGVGNENWGCGGRYDPDTYAQEYRRFANYLRAFERVLGERSLELVACGDNDPDWNRQFMQTLGESGAIADIGGYELLDHISVHRYYEAGEDTDFTDEQYFRLFARAKAVADDVDRAAAVLSSFVPDESVGIIVDEWGVWHPQATPANGLEQEQTVRDALTAAGVLDMLNDRADVVSMANIAQTINVLQCMVQTDEESAWATPTYRVFDLYRPHMGSKALRTDVETASRSVVDGDETTEVALVSASASRDESGVFLTLSNRDLDERTVQIAMDGNGEQTGVEARVLFEGHAPAAHTTAANAAAFESELLDVTIEADGRVGVDAPASSVVGIQFEG; the protein is encoded by the coding sequence ATGACAGATACGATTCGCGTGCGGACAGCAACGCCTATCAGCCGCATCGCCCCAGAGATTTACGGTCATTTCGCGGAGCACCTCGGTCGCTGCATCTACGGCGGCCTCTGGGTAGGTGACGATGAGAACGTAGAGACGATTGACGGCGTTCGCGCCGACACGCTCTCGCTTCTCTCTTCTCTCGACCCGCCAGTATTGCGCTGGCCAGGCGGGTGTTTCGCAGACGACTACCACTGGGAGGACGGCATCGGTCCGCGGGAGGAGCGCCCGCGTCGCCGAAGTCTCTGGTGGGCGCAGGGGCGCGACGACAGCTGGGAGGAGTCGAATGCCTTCGGAACCGAGGAATTCCTCCGTGTCTGTCGCACCGTCGGGGCGGAACCCTACCTCGCCGCGAACGTCGGCTCGGGGTCTCCTGGCGAGGCAGTCGATTGGGTAGAGTACTGCAACCACGACGGCGACACCGAGTATGCACGAAAACGAGTCAAAAATGGTCACGAGGAACCCCACGACGTCAGGTACTGGGGCGTCGGTAACGAGAACTGGGGTTGTGGTGGTCGGTACGACCCGGATACCTACGCTCAGGAGTACCGTCGGTTCGCGAACTACCTGCGGGCGTTCGAACGGGTGCTCGGCGAACGGTCGCTCGAACTCGTCGCCTGCGGCGACAACGACCCAGACTGGAACCGACAGTTCATGCAGACGCTGGGCGAGAGCGGGGCGATCGCCGACATCGGTGGGTACGAACTGCTCGACCACATCTCCGTCCACCGGTACTACGAAGCTGGCGAAGACACCGACTTCACCGACGAACAGTACTTCCGACTTTTCGCGAGAGCGAAGGCCGTTGCTGACGACGTCGACCGCGCAGCGGCGGTACTCTCGTCGTTCGTCCCCGACGAGTCGGTCGGCATCATTGTAGACGAGTGGGGAGTCTGGCATCCGCAGGCGACCCCAGCAAACGGTCTCGAACAGGAACAGACGGTCCGCGACGCACTCACCGCGGCGGGCGTTCTGGACATGCTCAACGATCGGGCGGATGTGGTCTCGATGGCGAACATCGCACAGACGATAAACGTGCTCCAGTGTATGGTTCAGACCGACGAGGAGTCGGCGTGGGCGACGCCGACCTACCGAGTGTTCGACCTCTACCGTCCTCATATGGGCTCGAAAGCGCTTCGAACCGACGTGGAGACCGCGTCGCGCTCCGTCGTCGACGGCGACGAGACAACCGAGGTGGCACTGGTAAGTGCGTCCGCCTCCCGCGACGAGTCCGGGGTGTTCCTCACCCTCAGCAATCGCGACCTTGACGAGCGTACAGTCCAGATTGCGATGGACGGGAATGGAGAACAGACCGGTGTCGAGGCGAGGGTTCTCTTCGAGGGTCACGCGCCAGCGGCGCACACGACGGCGGCGAACGCCGCGGCGTTCGAATCGGAGTTGCTCGACGTAACCATAGAAGCAGACGGACGCGTCGGCGTGGACGCGCCGGCGTCGTCGGTCGTCGGAATTCAATTCGAGGGCTGA
- a CDS encoding mandelate racemase/muconate lactonizing enzyme family protein, translating into MQVDSVAAIPLSYPLEDGRAFGHARGVMDTRSAMLVRVETTTGEVGYGEALAPPQTTATAVEEVLAPMVEGASPYEVETLTERTHQEAYNLGGGPILQSAVSAVDIALWDLIGKATGEPIYRLLGGQQTEAVTPYASTMYITEWGEDPAEPIERAVEEGFTAAKLKIGRSVEDDVERVATARELLGDDAHLMVDYNGNYRLKQAIQSANALEPYDLTWIEEPVPPEDYTGLRKLTDRVDVPVATGESHFGRFDYKRLIADHGVDIIQPDLGRAGGFSESRFLAKWATTENVAVYPHVWNGAVGVAAALQFAASLPSYPHNENVPEPLLFEFDRSQNPLRDELLDAPLDPTGGSLAVPQGPGLGVSVNEDAVERFRTE; encoded by the coding sequence ATGCAAGTCGATTCAGTAGCGGCAATACCGCTTTCGTATCCCCTCGAAGACGGACGTGCCTTCGGTCACGCCCGCGGCGTCATGGACACGCGAAGCGCGATGCTCGTCCGCGTCGAAACGACGACCGGCGAAGTGGGCTACGGCGAGGCGCTGGCTCCGCCACAGACGACCGCGACGGCCGTCGAAGAAGTTCTCGCACCGATGGTCGAAGGCGCGAGTCCATACGAGGTCGAAACCCTTACCGAGCGAACCCACCAGGAGGCCTACAATCTGGGTGGCGGCCCCATCCTCCAGAGCGCGGTGAGCGCGGTGGACATCGCGCTCTGGGACCTCATCGGCAAGGCGACGGGCGAACCCATCTACCGATTGCTCGGTGGCCAGCAGACCGAGGCGGTGACACCCTACGCCTCGACGATGTACATTACCGAGTGGGGCGAGGACCCGGCGGAACCAATCGAACGCGCCGTCGAAGAGGGGTTCACGGCTGCGAAACTCAAAATCGGCCGCAGCGTCGAAGACGACGTCGAGCGGGTGGCGACGGCCAGAGAACTCCTCGGTGACGACGCCCACCTGATGGTCGATTACAACGGCAATTATCGGCTCAAACAAGCCATTCAGTCCGCGAACGCCCTCGAACCCTACGACCTCACGTGGATAGAGGAGCCGGTGCCGCCCGAGGACTACACGGGCCTCCGGAAACTCACCGACCGGGTGGACGTGCCCGTCGCCACGGGCGAATCGCACTTCGGCCGGTTCGACTACAAACGCCTCATCGCCGACCACGGTGTGGACATCATCCAGCCAGACCTCGGGCGTGCCGGCGGCTTTTCAGAGTCGCGATTCCTGGCGAAGTGGGCCACCACCGAGAACGTTGCCGTGTACCCGCACGTCTGGAACGGGGCCGTCGGCGTGGCCGCCGCCCTTCAGTTCGCCGCGAGTTTGCCGTCCTATCCACACAACGAAAACGTGCCAGAACCGTTGCTGTTCGAGTTCGACCGGAGCCAGAACCCGCTGCGCGACGAACTCCTCGACGCGCCGCTCGACCCGACCGGCGGGTCGCTCGCCGTCCCGCAGGGGCCGGGGCTCGGCGTCTCGGTGAACGAGGACGCAGTCGAACGGTTTCGCACGGAATAG